The Candidatus Baltobacteraceae bacterium genome has a window encoding:
- a CDS encoding class I SAM-dependent methyltransferase, translated as MMTTFDALAAHYDAGRTGYSTELYNALVGFGLSPRQHILDVGCGTGLASRPLIENAVRVTGVDVSAPMLAKARERYPSATWVEGSAEALPFEPGTFDAAISAQAFHHVDRAKAIAEIVRVLKPGGLVAVWWKVLLDQDPVAQLRARVAKEMGVEPPQSGLKGGFKEFYAGAVTTPMVRVIPWQTALSLEQYLNYERSRKIVADTLGSRSDRYVHELDRRLREMLGEQPKYLALSYVQYLYVARTPSAQ; from the coding sequence ATGATGACGACTTTCGATGCTCTCGCCGCGCATTACGATGCAGGCCGAACCGGCTATTCCACCGAGCTGTACAACGCACTGGTCGGGTTTGGTTTATCGCCGCGCCAGCACATTCTCGACGTGGGCTGCGGCACCGGCTTAGCGAGCCGCCCATTGATTGAAAACGCGGTACGCGTCACCGGCGTCGACGTCTCCGCGCCGATGCTCGCCAAGGCGCGCGAGCGTTATCCGTCGGCGACGTGGGTGGAAGGATCGGCCGAAGCGCTGCCGTTCGAGCCGGGCACGTTCGACGCGGCGATTAGCGCGCAGGCGTTCCATCACGTCGATCGCGCGAAAGCCATTGCCGAGATCGTGCGCGTGCTTAAACCGGGCGGCCTGGTAGCCGTTTGGTGGAAGGTGCTGCTGGATCAAGATCCGGTCGCGCAGCTGCGCGCCCGCGTGGCCAAAGAGATGGGCGTCGAACCGCCGCAATCCGGTTTGAAAGGCGGCTTTAAAGAGTTTTACGCCGGCGCCGTGACGACGCCAATGGTGCGCGTCATTCCGTGGCAGACCGCGCTTTCGTTGGAGCAGTATTTGAACTACGAGCGGTCGCGTAAGATCGTTGCCGACACGTTGGGGTCGCGCTCCGATCGCTACGTCCACGAACTCGATCGCCGCCTCCGCGAGATGCTCGGCGAGCAGCCGAAGTATCTGGCGCTGTCCTACGTACAGTACCTTTACGTCGCACGGACGCCCTCGGCGCAGTAA
- a CDS encoding deoxyribonuclease IV gives MRIGLHVRVGGGYAKAVEHAKNVGATALQIFSSNPRSYRPSAIDPVALESFATLRRDAGLDPCVIHTPYLINLASEDPKIYEGSLRLLRADLEFAARGGIRFVNTHLGSYGTRDRNEGFVAICRALEAALEEVAPNVFLILENSAGAGQLAGGTIDELGTLVKTVGHPQLGVCLDTAHAWAAGYAINTTAGVNDFVDKVEAAIGVDRVLVFHFNDTEVELGASRDRHWHIGEGKIGFEGFRALLARRELRDRTAILETPGSDADDLRNMQTILAIAKGAAA, from the coding sequence GTGCGCATCGGTCTTCACGTGCGCGTGGGCGGCGGTTATGCAAAAGCGGTCGAACACGCGAAGAACGTGGGCGCGACGGCGCTGCAGATCTTTTCGTCCAATCCGCGCAGCTACCGTCCCAGCGCGATCGATCCCGTCGCGCTCGAGTCGTTCGCAACGCTGCGGCGCGACGCAGGGCTGGATCCGTGCGTCATTCACACGCCGTATCTCATCAACCTCGCCAGCGAAGATCCCAAGATCTACGAAGGGTCGCTGCGCCTGCTGCGCGCCGACCTCGAGTTTGCGGCTCGCGGAGGCATTCGGTTCGTCAACACGCATCTCGGTTCGTACGGCACGCGCGACCGTAACGAAGGCTTCGTCGCGATCTGTCGCGCGCTCGAAGCCGCGCTCGAGGAGGTCGCGCCCAATGTGTTCTTGATCCTCGAAAATTCCGCCGGTGCAGGTCAGCTCGCGGGCGGAACGATCGACGAGCTGGGGACGTTAGTCAAAACCGTCGGCCATCCGCAGCTCGGCGTATGCCTCGATACCGCACACGCGTGGGCGGCCGGCTACGCGATAAATACGACGGCCGGCGTGAACGATTTCGTCGATAAAGTTGAGGCGGCAATCGGCGTCGATCGCGTACTGGTGTTCCATTTCAACGATACCGAAGTGGAGCTTGGTGCGAGCCGGGACCGCCACTGGCATATTGGCGAAGGGAAGATCGGCTTCGAAGGATTCCGCGCGCTGCTCGCGCGGCGCGAGTTGCGCGACCGCACCGCCATCTTAGAGACGCCGGGCAGCGACGCCGACGATCTGCGCAACATGCAGACGATTTTGGCGATCGCGAAGGGCGCGGCGGCCTAA
- a CDS encoding CGNR zinc finger domain-containing protein, protein MSLSESDEAPGRLDLLRRFVNTLELPDGPDALATPGEASAWCRDAGLAPVANREDCDRLRAFREALRDALFANNGEFDAAQAWKELEPFARGTSVAIAIEGNAPVLRPQGSGSTATIGALLAIVYDAISDGTWSRLRACRKSTCRFAYYDRSKNASRAWCSMTTCGNREKAQRRRQREHR, encoded by the coding sequence ATGTCCCTATCCGAATCCGACGAAGCTCCCGGTCGCCTCGATCTACTGCGGCGCTTCGTCAATACGCTCGAGCTGCCGGATGGGCCCGACGCCCTGGCGACGCCGGGCGAGGCGTCGGCATGGTGCCGCGACGCGGGCCTTGCGCCTGTGGCGAACCGCGAAGATTGCGATCGGTTGCGCGCTTTCCGCGAAGCGCTGCGCGACGCGCTCTTTGCCAACAATGGCGAGTTCGATGCCGCGCAAGCGTGGAAAGAACTCGAGCCGTTCGCGCGCGGAACGAGCGTGGCGATCGCGATCGAAGGCAACGCTCCGGTGCTGCGCCCGCAGGGCAGCGGTTCTACTGCAACCATCGGCGCGTTGCTGGCTATCGTGTACGATGCGATCTCCGACGGAACGTGGAGCCGCCTGCGCGCCTGTCGCAAGTCGACGTGCCGGTTCGCGTATTACGACCGTTCGAAGAACGCTTCACGCGCGTGGTGCAGTATGACGACTTGCGGTAACCGGGAGAAAGCTCAACGTCGCCGGCAGCGCGAGCACCGGTGA
- the dinB gene encoding DNA polymerase IV, with the protein MIAHFDVDAFYASVAIRDAPHLRGKPVAIAGSSRRAVVLTASYEARPFGVRSAMPLYKARMACPELVVVRPDMAKYKAESRAIFEILERRGDPVEGLSLDEAFVDVGDVSIEAATERAVELRREIFDTTGLTVSAGVATGKMIAKIASDACKPDGLLAIVPGEEAAFLAPLPVGRLWGIGPKTQRRLLAFNVTTIGEIAALDDARLRELFGSWGDEVRELARGIDRRRVETDRETKSISTEETFEFDVSDEERLVEILREHARELAEKLVRENLSAKTVGIKIKRADFTVLGRQTHLEQPTREARQIFHAAVHCLRRSGLEGAAVRLLGTRVASLVDGEPLQASLF; encoded by the coding sequence GTGATCGCGCATTTCGACGTCGACGCCTTCTACGCCAGCGTCGCGATTCGCGACGCTCCGCATCTGCGCGGTAAACCGGTGGCGATCGCCGGGTCGAGCCGCCGCGCCGTCGTGCTTACCGCGTCGTACGAGGCGCGCCCATTCGGCGTGCGTTCCGCGATGCCGCTATACAAGGCGCGGATGGCGTGTCCCGAGCTCGTCGTCGTGCGCCCGGACATGGCGAAATATAAAGCCGAATCGCGCGCCATCTTCGAGATATTGGAACGTCGCGGCGATCCGGTCGAAGGTTTGTCGCTCGACGAAGCATTCGTCGACGTAGGCGACGTTTCGATCGAGGCGGCGACGGAACGCGCGGTCGAGCTGCGGCGCGAGATCTTCGATACGACGGGTTTGACGGTGAGCGCCGGCGTGGCGACCGGTAAGATGATCGCGAAGATCGCATCGGACGCGTGCAAGCCCGACGGCTTGCTGGCCATTGTGCCTGGAGAAGAAGCGGCGTTTTTGGCGCCGCTGCCGGTCGGGCGGCTGTGGGGTATCGGTCCGAAGACGCAGCGGCGCTTGCTGGCGTTCAACGTCACGACCATCGGCGAGATTGCGGCGCTCGACGACGCGCGGCTGCGCGAGCTGTTCGGCTCGTGGGGCGACGAAGTGCGCGAGCTGGCGCGCGGCATCGATCGCCGGCGCGTGGAGACAGATCGCGAAACGAAATCGATCTCGACCGAAGAGACCTTCGAGTTCGACGTGAGCGACGAAGAGCGGCTGGTGGAAATTCTGCGCGAACACGCTCGCGAACTCGCCGAGAAGCTGGTCCGCGAAAATCTCAGCGCAAAGACGGTCGGAATCAAGATCAAACGCGCCGACTTTACGGTTCTCGGACGGCAAACGCACTTAGAGCAGCCGACGCGAGAAGCGCGTCAAATCTTTCACGCAGCCGTTCACTGTCTGCGCCGCAGCGGACTCGAAGGTGCGGCCGTGCGTCTGTTGGGTACGCGCGTCGCCTCGCTGGTCGACGGGGAGCCCTTACAGGCGTCGCTATTCTAG
- a CDS encoding GNAT family N-acetyltransferase, translating into MQLRTIAPEAYARLVMPQTAPLWGGGDLDAYVARWLGIARSRFGRKHYRTVGLYENRTLLASLKEYDRTILDGSRRLRAVGLGAVFTPEALRGRGYATAMIAAVLDRARNEGYDVAYLFSDIRPQFYAAIGFRKLPSREIVLRADALPSKRLAVVPLIEKDWGAVRRCFDLASRGHVRFERTPLVWEWVRARLDLQLERSGGQPFHLTVRHGRGIGAYVLGGRIPHRDAYYLSEFGFADDLAASVVPGLLRAAAGDLRRIVGWLPPHGARELLPRGNIRARRGSVLMAAPLSSGGTRLVSHATQSSAADFCWEAEHV; encoded by the coding sequence GTGCAGTTACGAACCATCGCGCCTGAAGCGTACGCGCGCCTCGTTATGCCGCAAACCGCTCCGTTGTGGGGAGGCGGCGATCTCGATGCGTACGTCGCGAGATGGCTCGGCATCGCGCGCAGCCGATTCGGGCGAAAGCACTATCGGACGGTCGGGTTGTACGAGAATCGAACGCTGCTGGCGTCGCTCAAGGAGTACGACCGTACGATCCTCGACGGCTCGCGACGGTTACGCGCCGTTGGATTGGGCGCGGTCTTTACGCCGGAGGCGCTTCGCGGGCGCGGATACGCCACGGCGATGATTGCCGCCGTTCTCGATCGCGCGCGCAACGAAGGCTACGATGTAGCCTACCTCTTCTCCGACATCCGTCCCCAGTTCTACGCAGCAATCGGATTTAGAAAGCTGCCGTCGCGCGAAATCGTCTTGCGAGCCGACGCGCTGCCCTCCAAACGGCTAGCGGTCGTACCGTTGATCGAGAAGGACTGGGGCGCCGTTCGCCGCTGCTTCGATCTAGCATCGCGCGGGCACGTTCGTTTCGAGCGCACGCCGCTGGTATGGGAGTGGGTACGCGCACGCTTAGACCTGCAGCTGGAGCGTAGCGGCGGACAACCGTTTCATTTGACCGTGCGGCACGGGCGCGGGATCGGAGCCTACGTCTTAGGAGGTCGAATCCCCCACCGCGACGCCTACTATCTCTCCGAGTTTGGCTTTGCGGACGATCTGGCCGCATCGGTCGTTCCCGGACTCCTACGCGCTGCCGCCGGAGATCTACGCCGCATCGTTGGCTGGCTGCCGCCCCACGGCGCACGCGAACTCTTACCGCGCGGCAACATTCGCGCGCGTCGCGGCTCGGTGCTGATGGCGGCGCCGCTCTCCAGCGGCGGCACGCGATTGGTCTCCCACGCAACGCAGTCGAGTGCCGCCGACTTCTGCTGGGAAGCCGAACACGTCTAG
- a CDS encoding 3'-5' exonuclease — protein MHVLRLRRGVRAKAAAGTRALRTVIAIDIDDEQRIAVDTPFDRCLAILGLPGTGKTHALNARIERARRELAPSEPLVFTGERRLDAFAFETLEACGDHVRRIDDVEASLLFERACEPLFQLEWEEFAAEQLDPEVPGLRSPERFVESAFRLIRKLRDARISPADFLARSLGGATEFYAKPPNLASPALLAATKQTYHDSLDVTPNELRRQHRREVDLAKILAKLYESYVQLVATTGLMTGRDAVCAAIDRLHGHPALASDLRAKHPVAFVDNAEDLTTAELALLTAIYGETLDGVTLCGDPSSAIAAVRVTPPEAAFERAATRVELTLQRRSPDVIDAVCRRISGSHERISVPRDAASTLTLHRAKSEREEAAFVADRVKAWLDAGTPPHRVAVLLRSIRDAEFYERALLERGVSVATGGDANVFSDRRALDALALLWNVYDAFRHDWMLRTLSSAALGLSDASLAILCSEPPSPQAPLFTVDDEPVPTARKSRWDPKRDLRLGWNVVRGEQDAALGDIARKRLVKFREQRAKWIEHARAASFETFARAVWQDALAVDGDDDSASARAQQLVLRRLLARLNAFLEEHPDAKLGDVLAYAEQRASTELESCEATESDGFVSLLSVEAARGREFDYVAVVGAGAGTFPRWYVPDAFLFSQRLGMVPKENVGECRASRTAKFTYYVARTKAREGYNERERRAFIYALRRARAGAVVTASGGVTRGTTAPEFLEELRAVTNHRA, from the coding sequence GTGCACGTTTTGCGCCTACGCCGCGGCGTGCGCGCAAAAGCCGCCGCCGGAACGCGAGCGCTTCGGACGGTGATCGCCATCGACATCGACGACGAGCAGCGCATCGCAGTCGACACACCGTTCGACCGGTGCCTCGCGATTCTCGGCTTGCCGGGCACGGGAAAGACGCACGCGTTGAACGCGCGGATCGAGCGAGCGCGCCGCGAGCTCGCTCCGTCGGAGCCGCTAGTCTTCACCGGCGAGCGGCGCTTGGACGCCTTTGCGTTCGAAACGCTGGAGGCGTGCGGCGACCACGTGCGCCGGATCGACGACGTCGAAGCATCGCTGCTCTTCGAACGGGCCTGCGAGCCGCTCTTCCAACTCGAGTGGGAAGAGTTTGCGGCCGAACAACTCGATCCTGAAGTCCCCGGCCTGCGATCGCCCGAGCGATTCGTCGAGTCGGCATTTCGCTTGATCCGTAAGCTGCGCGACGCGCGCATTTCTCCCGCCGATTTTCTCGCGCGATCGCTCGGCGGCGCAACCGAGTTCTACGCCAAACCGCCGAACCTGGCGAGCCCAGCGCTCCTGGCGGCCACCAAACAAACGTATCACGACTCGCTCGACGTCACGCCCAACGAGCTGCGGCGGCAGCACCGGCGCGAGGTCGACCTGGCGAAGATTCTCGCCAAGCTGTACGAGTCGTATGTCCAGCTCGTTGCGACGACCGGACTAATGACCGGACGCGACGCGGTCTGCGCCGCGATCGACCGGCTGCACGGCCATCCCGCACTGGCGTCCGATCTGCGCGCCAAGCACCCCGTTGCGTTCGTGGACAACGCCGAGGATCTCACGACCGCCGAGCTCGCACTGCTGACGGCGATCTACGGTGAGACGCTCGACGGCGTGACGTTGTGCGGCGATCCGTCTTCGGCCATCGCCGCGGTACGCGTGACGCCGCCCGAGGCGGCGTTCGAACGCGCCGCTACGCGCGTCGAGCTGACGCTACAGCGGCGCTCGCCCGACGTCATCGACGCGGTTTGCCGCCGCATCTCGGGCAGCCACGAGCGCATCTCCGTGCCGCGCGACGCGGCGAGCACGCTAACGCTGCACCGCGCAAAGTCCGAACGCGAAGAAGCGGCGTTCGTTGCCGATCGCGTGAAAGCGTGGCTCGACGCGGGAACGCCGCCGCATCGCGTCGCGGTTCTGCTTCGCTCGATACGCGACGCCGAATTCTACGAACGCGCGCTGCTCGAGCGCGGCGTTTCGGTGGCGACCGGCGGCGACGCCAACGTTTTTTCCGACCGTCGCGCGCTCGACGCTCTGGCGCTCCTATGGAACGTCTACGATGCGTTCCGGCACGACTGGATGTTGCGCACGCTCTCGAGCGCGGCACTCGGCCTTTCGGACGCGTCGCTCGCGATTCTGTGCAGCGAACCGCCCAGTCCTCAAGCGCCGCTGTTTACGGTCGACGACGAACCGGTCCCGACGGCGCGCAAAAGCCGGTGGGATCCCAAGCGCGATCTGCGGCTGGGCTGGAACGTCGTGCGCGGCGAGCAGGACGCCGCGCTCGGCGACATCGCACGCAAGCGATTGGTGAAGTTTCGCGAGCAGCGCGCGAAATGGATCGAGCACGCACGCGCCGCATCGTTTGAGACGTTCGCCCGCGCGGTGTGGCAAGACGCGCTGGCGGTCGACGGCGATGACGATTCCGCGAGCGCGCGCGCGCAGCAGCTCGTCCTGCGACGGCTGCTGGCGAGATTGAACGCGTTTCTAGAAGAACATCCCGACGCGAAGCTCGGCGACGTGTTGGCGTACGCCGAACAGCGTGCGAGCACCGAGCTCGAATCCTGCGAGGCGACCGAATCGGACGGCTTCGTCTCACTACTCAGCGTCGAAGCCGCGCGCGGGAGGGAGTTCGACTACGTCGCCGTCGTGGGCGCCGGGGCCGGAACGTTTCCGCGCTGGTACGTTCCCGACGCCTTCCTGTTCAGCCAACGTTTGGGCATGGTTCCCAAGGAGAACGTCGGCGAATGCCGCGCGTCGCGCACGGCAAAGTTTACGTATTACGTCGCGCGCACCAAAGCCCGCGAAGGCTACAACGAACGCGAGCGGCGTGCGTTTATCTACGCCTTGCGCAGAGCGCGCGCCGGCGCCGTCGTGACGGCCTCCGGCGGCGTAACCCGCGGGACCACCGCACCCGAGTTTCTCGAAGAGCTGCGTGCAGTTACGAACCATCGCGCCTGA
- a CDS encoding PD-(D/E)XK nuclease family protein yields MVVLDVAERRAFLSSAVRWCRTGDKIELEQLVRSPYSGVDHDVGAAYATLASRGVDLLEAIDAQRLAVPTADRDTLLAFAGRLRRLTERAAELEDEPLEGAIAQGFGIADALRPAQPDAAARHDSAVALSEAVDAESPGPVFARQQHFSASALNAYGECARKWFYRYACGAVEDRGSAASAYGTAFHSALEDFHGEFARPNAGDEDAMRARIREYVNWAFERHRDGFETRVAFELQVRRAQRTAQRYVDWLLAEAKRAPFAVIGREVPANVELGDQKFVGFIDRLDRDERTGTVAVVDYKTGSIATTAAEYREKIRKFSDVQLPFYYWARTAEGDRVGRLTLVPLKDARLDVRPVVVEIDPAVIQDLERARSRMIDVSSDLASGRARTFDATDDPEACTFCAYAAACAQKPPPERERFGR; encoded by the coding sequence GTGGTGGTCCTCGACGTCGCCGAACGCCGCGCGTTCCTTTCTTCAGCCGTACGCTGGTGCAGAACCGGCGACAAAATCGAGCTCGAACAGCTCGTGCGCTCGCCGTACTCCGGCGTCGATCACGATGTCGGGGCGGCGTACGCAACGCTCGCGTCGCGCGGCGTCGACCTCCTCGAGGCGATCGACGCGCAGCGCCTCGCCGTGCCCACCGCCGATCGCGACACGCTCTTAGCATTTGCCGGGCGGCTGCGGCGACTCACCGAACGCGCCGCCGAACTAGAGGACGAACCTCTGGAAGGCGCGATCGCGCAAGGATTCGGCATCGCCGATGCGCTTCGACCCGCTCAGCCTGACGCTGCAGCTCGGCACGATAGCGCGGTGGCGTTGTCTGAGGCAGTCGACGCCGAATCGCCGGGGCCGGTCTTCGCGCGGCAGCAGCATTTCAGCGCGTCGGCGCTCAACGCGTACGGCGAATGCGCGCGCAAGTGGTTTTACCGGTACGCCTGCGGAGCGGTGGAAGATCGCGGTTCGGCCGCGTCGGCGTACGGCACCGCCTTTCACAGCGCGCTCGAAGATTTTCACGGCGAGTTCGCGCGGCCGAACGCGGGCGACGAAGACGCCATGCGCGCGCGCATTCGAGAATACGTCAACTGGGCATTCGAGCGCCATCGCGACGGCTTCGAGACACGCGTCGCGTTCGAGCTGCAGGTCCGCCGCGCGCAGCGTACCGCGCAGCGTTACGTCGACTGGCTTCTCGCCGAAGCCAAGCGGGCGCCGTTTGCCGTGATCGGACGCGAGGTTCCGGCAAACGTCGAGCTGGGCGATCAAAAGTTCGTCGGTTTCATCGACCGCCTCGATCGCGACGAGCGCACCGGAACGGTCGCCGTCGTCGACTATAAGACCGGCAGCATCGCAACGACGGCCGCGGAGTACCGCGAAAAAATCCGAAAGTTCTCCGACGTTCAACTTCCCTTTTATTACTGGGCGCGCACGGCCGAGGGCGATCGCGTGGGGCGGCTGACGCTCGTGCCCCTCAAAGACGCCCGGCTCGACGTTCGGCCGGTGGTCGTGGAGATCGATCCCGCCGTCATACAAGATTTGGAACGCGCGCGCTCCCGAATGATCGACGTTAGTTCCGATCTGGCCTCGGGACGCGCCCGCACTTTTGACGCAACGGACGATCCCGAAGCGTGCACGTTTTGCGCCTACGCCGCGGCGTGCGCGCAAAAGCCGCCGCCGGAACGCGAGCGCTTCGGACGGTGA